The Plodia interpunctella isolate USDA-ARS_2022_Savannah chromosome 8, ilPloInte3.2, whole genome shotgun sequence genome window below encodes:
- the LOC128672017 gene encoding uncharacterized protein LOC128672017: MIHRTSSSRRRRASRSAATSPQTRSPRASAQTSRRASLATTETDDEMDSPLPARSPRTSLAPDAALEIYHRSPRQSLVPQEIRSARNSITPDTSQQMRNTLAPSRNNLGVELAYGSRLSLNPQDFNRSPRNSITPDVTARSPRRSLVPEGTTWNQPRNSLVPDVGRSPRHSVASIQLDPARGQKELGPSPRTSPRGSIAPDVPLKNKELPDITSRSPRGSIIPDSQRSPRGSIAPSERSARGSLVTNEIDASRISPRGSLTLTFQEPLVSRERRASEDSQTAGTRGRSISPYRASLSGRQSGGVLSDGGSRRASSSVSQVSGDEQRRLCGEQAKYNERGGLGLGVGLTTYGSVGYQLKDANMEASGTVDFVCRAAKIMNRTILMTVFLAILSTLPVIMLIMGVQYIRDCPAEPRIPVYMVVGGAAGGAGICWLLWAQLASRSSNSSASVPERVLAYTLTVFLMGWFAFGNYWTLGIMWPDYAPTLFEPNQWCHRTLYVFALTQLGVVWGVITLLVLLLLALVVCQVFGCGWLGPPRYK, translated from the exons ATGATCCATAGAACATCGTCTTCACGGCGCCGAAGAGCGTCAAGGAGTGCGGCTACTTCACCACAAACTCGATCACCGAGAGCGTCTGCCCAAACATCTAGAAGAGCATCTTTAGCAACTACAGAAACTGATGATGAAATGGATTCTCCGTTGCCAGCAAGAAGTCCAAGGACTAGTCTCGCTCCTGACGCCGCTTTAGAAATATACCACCGAAGTCCGCGACAATCTTTAGTTCCTCAAGAAATAAGATCTGCTAGGAATTCTATCACCCCAGATACATCACAACAAATGAGGAATACTCTAGCACCAAGCAGAAACAATTTAGGCGTCGAATTAGCATACGGATCAAGACTAAGTCTTAATCCGCAAGACTTCAACAGGAGCCCGAGAAATAGTATCACACCCGATGTTACGGCAAGGAGTCCGCGACGAAGTTTAGTGCCTGAAGGAACGACATGGAACCAGCCACGCAACTCCTTAGTGCCAGATGTGGGGAGAAGTCCAAGGCATTCCGTGGCGAGTATACAGTTAGATCCCGCTAGGGGTCAGAAAGAATTAGGGCCTAGTCCACGGACGAGTCCAAGAGGAAGTATAGCTCCAGATGTGCCATTGAAGAATAAGGAACTGCCTGATATAACAAGTAGGAGTCCAAGAGGATCCATAATACCAGATTCTCAGAGGAGCCCGCGAGGAAGCATTGCGCCTTCGGAAAGGAGTGCGAGGGGGAGTTTGGTGACTAATGAGATCGATGCGTCAAGGATTAGTCCAAGAGGCAGTTTAACGCTAACATTTCAAGAGCCTTTGGTGTCCAGAGAAAGGCGGGCTAGTGAAGATAGTCAAACTGCTG GAACTCGTGGCAGGAGCATCTCTCCTTACCGGGCGTCACTTAGCGGTCGTCAAAGTGGGGGAGTGTTGTCTGATGGGGGTTCCAGGAGAGCTTCCAGCTCTGTTAGTCAG GTCTCCGGTGACGAACAGCGGCGTCTGTGTGGTGAGCAGGCCAAGTACAATGAGCGTGGGGGGCTGGGCCTTGGCGTGGGCCTCACCACATACGGCTCCGTCGGGTACCAGCTGAAGGATGCTAACATGGAGGCCTCGGGAACCGTCGACTTTGTCTGCCGAGCCGCTAAAATTATGAACAGAACCA TTCTTATGACAGTATTCTTGGCCATCCTGTCCACGTTACCagttattatgttaattatgG GTGTCCAATACATCCGCGACTGCCCGGCCGAGCCCCGCATCCCCGTGTACATGGTGGTGGGCGGCGCGGCTGGCGGCGCCGGCATTTGCTGGCTGCTATGGGCTCAGCTGGCCAGCAGGAGCTCCAACTCCTCAGCCAGCGTGCCTGAGAGAGTGCTGGCGTATACTCTTACTGTGTTCCTCATGGGTTG GTTCGCATTCGGCAACTATTGGACCCTGGGCATCATGTGGCCGGACTATGCGCCGACGCTGTTCGAGCCGAACCAGTGGTGTCATCGCACTCTGTATGTCTTCGCATTGACCCAGCTCGGAGTGGTGTGGGGGGTCATTACCCTGCTAGTGCTGTTGCTCTTGGCTTTGGTGGTCTGCCAA